The Acidobacteriota bacterium genomic interval CGGCACGCGAGGGTGCGTTCCCCGGGTTCCTTGCGAACCCTTCGATTATAGCAGTCCGCCGCGCGGGTCACCTGGGCGCCGGCGCGCCGGCAACCTCGCGCAGCTTGCGCAGCACGCGGTCCTCGATCCAGTGCTCGTCCCACCATTCCATGGGGGTCACGGGTCTGCCCTGCAGCAGCATCGCGAAGTGCAGGTGGTCTCCGCCGGCCAGCCCGGTCTGCCCGCTCAGGCCGATCTGCTCGTCGCGCTCGACCGGCGTTCCCGCCGCGACGTCGACCGACGACAGGTGGGCGTAGAGCGACTGGAGCCCCATGCCGTGATCGATCACGACGCAGCGGCCGTAGATGCCGAGGTACTCGGCGAAGACGACGGTTCCTGCGTTCGCCGCACGTACCGGCGCGTTCGCGGTCGATGCGAGATCGAACCCGAGATGTACCTGCTGATCGACCTCGTTGCCGTCGTAGAGGTACGTCCGATGGTCGGCGAAGCCCGATTCGACCTGCGAGTTGGCGAGCTGCCGGAACGGACCGCTCCAGAGCTGGCGGGGAGCCGTGTCCGCGGCCAGCGTCCTGATGGCGGCCCGGTTGCTCTCACGGAGCTGCCCGTTGATGAGCAGATAGATCTGGAGCAGCTCGGGGGGCGGCGTGGAGTTGTCGGCGTGCTCGCCGGCCAGCTCCGGCGACTGTGCCACGATGCCGGGCACGACGCGGCGCAGGAAGCCGTCGCTCAGGGGGATCCGCGAGCGGCGAAAACGCCGTTCGAAGACCCGGTGCGCGAAGTCGGCCGTCGCTTCGTTGCCGGCCCGGTCCCGCGCGTACAGCTCGATCGGCGTACCCAGGTCCTGGTCGTGGAGCAGCGCGAAGTACGCGATCCGCAGGTCGTCGCGCCCATCGATTCCGGCGCCAGCCGCCGGGTAGCCCGGGTACTCGACGTCTCCGACGCGGACCCCCGACCCGGCGTCCGCGGGGGTCACCCGGTAGACGACGAGCTCCGAGCCGCCGTGCCTGACGTGGTGCAGCGTCGACAGCGGCGTCAGGCGGGGCGGCGTGAGGCGGATGGTGACGTCGACGGCGGTCTCCGACCCGCTCTCGCGCAGCCCGAACAGCACCGGCCTGGTCGCCGCGACGACGATGCGCGCCGGGCCCTCCGTCAGGTCGGGGTGCGTCTCCCGGTCGAACGTACGCGCGATGCGCAGGCGGTCGTCGGTCTCCTGCTGCAGCGCGGCGCCCGCCGGATCGTCGAGGGAAAAGAGCGGGTGGACGGTTCCTTCCTGCTCGATGTGCGCGGTGAGCGTGAGGAACTCGGCTCCAGGCGTCTCCGCGGTCGCGACGAAGGTAGCCGTGCGCCCGACGAACTCGCCGGGTTGCACGATGGCGAGGGCCGGGCCGGCGACCTGCCCCGCCGAGATCCAGGCGGCGGCGGCGGCACCCAGCGCCAGACCGGCCGTGAGCCCGAGGGCGGCGCGAATCACGCGTCCATGATAACGCCCTTCGTTGACGGTCGAAACGGCGGGTTGCTAAAATAGAGGGACGGTCGACGTGGCGGTATCGTCTAGGGGTTAGGATACGTGGTTCTCAGCCACGGGACCGGGGTTCGAATCCCCGTACCGCTACCATCCCACACCCGTCGTTCCTCAACATCGGCAGTCGGGCGCGAAGGCTACGATGAGGTCGTCGCCAAGATCGTCTCCGGCGGCCGGGGATTCTGCCCTACCTCCGGCCCCGCCGGCCGTGCCGATGGCGTCTGACAGGCGGTGCGCCCGATGACGCGACGTGTCAGGACGATAGACGCGCATGCGGGGGGCGAGCCGTTGCGCCTGGTGGTCGAAGGGTTCCCCGCTCCGGTCGGGGCATCGATGCTCGACAAGCGGGCATGGGTGCGTCGCCGCCACGATGGCGTCCGCCGGGCCCTGATGCGCGAGCCGCGCGGGCACGCCGACATGTACGGCGCCGTGCTGACGGAGCCGGTGTCGGCCGGTTCCCACGCCGGCGTGCTGTTCATGCACAACGAGGGCTACAGCACGATGTGCGGGCACGGCGTCATCGCGGTGGTGAAGATCGCCATCGAGCAGGGACTGCTGCAGCTCGCGGATCCCGGCGCGGACATCGTGCTCGACACGCCGGCCGGCACCGTGCGGGCGCGCGCTGCGCTCGGCGAGGGCGGCAGGGTCGAGGCGGTGTCGTTCGTCAACGTGCCGTCGTTCGTGCTGCGGGCGGGGATCCCGGTCGACGTGGACGGCCGCGTCGTTCCGGTCGACGTGGCGTTCGGGGGCGCGTTCTACGCCATCGTCGACGGCGAGGCGGCCGGCGTGCCGATACGCGGCGAGCAACTGGCCCGCCTGCGCGCCCTCGGCGGGGCGATCCGGGACCGCATCGACAAGGCCGTCGACGTCGTGCATCCCGCGGACGCCCGCCTGCAGGGGATCTACGGGACGATCTTCACGGGGCCGCCCGACGCCGAAGGGGCCCACCTGCGGAACGCGACCGTCTTCGCCGATGCGCAGGTGGACCGTTCCCCGTGCGGCACCGGCACGTCGGCGGTCATGGCGGTCGTCGACGCGATGGGGCTGCTGGATGCCGGCGGCCGCTTCGTGCACGAGAGCCTCATCGGAACGACGTTCTCGGGAGCGGTCGAGGAACGGACGTCGGTGGGCGACCTGCCGGCCATCGTGCCGCGAATCGAAGGCCGCGCCTGGATCACCGGACACCACGAGTTCGTGCTGGACGACGAGGATCCGCTCCGCGACGGCTTCTTGCTGTAGACTTAGGCGAAAATGAGATCGGGTCGCATTCCCGGGGGCTGCCCGGGGAGGGCCACGGTCCCAGACATATTCGGGAGGCGTCAACGTGCACCAGGGCCTCCGTACGCTCGATCAACTGCCGATCGGCCAGAGTGCAGTCGTACATCGCATCGACTGCGAGCGCCGCGTCGGCGGCCGGCTCATGGAGATGGGTTTGCTGCCGGGCACGCGGATCGAGATGGTCCGCCGCGCCCCGTTCGGCGACCCGCTGGAGATCCGGCTGCGCGGTTACCTGCTGAGCCTGCGGTCGGCCGACGCCGCCGAGGTCTCGCTGGCGCCGCTCGACCAGGTGGACCCCGGAGACGATGGCGAGACGTCGGGAACGCCGTCCCGCTTCGATGCCCATTCACCGCGTGATGCGGCCCCGAGGGCGCGGGTTCCGCGCGTGCTCGTCGCCGGCAACGCCAACTCGGGCAAGACCACCATCTTCAACGCCCTGACCGGCGCGCGCGCCAAGGTCGGCAACTATCCCGGCGTCACCGTGGCCCGGTCGTCGCGGGAGATCGAGCTTCCCGACGGGGCCCGCGTCGAGCTGGTCGATCTGCCCGGCACCTACAGTCTCAGCACGCACTCGCCGGACGAGCAGGTCGCCGTCGACGAGGTGCTCGGGAGGCGCGGCGAGGCGCCCGACGCGGTGGTGGTCGTCGTCGACGCGGGGACGATAGAGCGCGGCCTCTATCTCGTCCTGCAGATCATCGAGACCGGCGTGCCGGTCGTGGTCGCGCTGAACATGGTCGACGAGGCGGCGGCGGCCGGCGTGACCGTCGATGCGGCCCGGCTCTCCGACTGGCTCGGCATCACCGTCGTGCCGACGGTCGGCTCGACCGGCGAGGGGCTGGACGACCTGCGGCGCGCCATCGGCGGCGCCATCGAGCTGGCTCCCCGCGGCGACGTCGCGTGGACCGGATTTCCCGTGGCGGTGGAGAAGGCGGTATCCGAGGTGGAGGGGACCCTGCACGGCGGGGCGTTCGACCGGACGCCGGCGGCGCGCCGGTCCTGGGCCGTCTGGTCGCTGCTGTCGCACACCACCGACGAGGACGACGTCGAGGGGCTGCCGGCCGTTGCCCGGAAGACCGTCGACGATCTGCGCCTGCGGGCCGCCGGCGAGCAGGTGAACCTGGATCAGGAGGTCATCGGCGCGCGCTACCGGTGGATCGAGACGGTGGTGGCCGACGTGCGCCGCGTGTCGTCGGCAGAGGGCGGCAATCGCGGCTGGACGGATCGCATCGACGGCATCCTCACCCATCGCTTCTACGGCATGGGGGTCTTCGCCATCGTCATGGCCCTCCTGTTCGAGGCGCTGTTCGCCTGGTCCGAACCTTTCATCGGCGCTATCGAGTCGGCCACCGCGGCACTG includes:
- a CDS encoding M23 family metallopeptidase; the protein is MIRAALGLTAGLALGAAAAAWISAGQVAGPALAIVQPGEFVGRTATFVATAETPGAEFLTLTAHIEQEGTVHPLFSLDDPAGAALQQETDDRLRIARTFDRETHPDLTEGPARIVVAATRPVLFGLRESGSETAVDVTIRLTPPRLTPLSTLHHVRHGGSELVVYRVTPADAGSGVRVGDVEYPGYPAAGAGIDGRDDLRIAYFALLHDQDLGTPIELYARDRAGNEATADFAHRVFERRFRRSRIPLSDGFLRRVVPGIVAQSPELAGEHADNSTPPPELLQIYLLINGQLRESNRAAIRTLAADTAPRQLWSGPFRQLANSQVESGFADHRTYLYDGNEVDQQVHLGFDLASTANAPVRAANAGTVVFAEYLGIYGRCVVIDHGMGLQSLYAHLSSVDVAAGTPVERDEQIGLSGQTGLAGGDHLHFAMLLQGRPVTPMEWWDEHWIEDRVLRKLREVAGAPAPR
- a CDS encoding proline racemase; the encoded protein is MTRRVRTIDAHAGGEPLRLVVEGFPAPVGASMLDKRAWVRRRHDGVRRALMREPRGHADMYGAVLTEPVSAGSHAGVLFMHNEGYSTMCGHGVIAVVKIAIEQGLLQLADPGADIVLDTPAGTVRARAALGEGGRVEAVSFVNVPSFVLRAGIPVDVDGRVVPVDVAFGGAFYAIVDGEAAGVPIRGEQLARLRALGGAIRDRIDKAVDVVHPADARLQGIYGTIFTGPPDAEGAHLRNATVFADAQVDRSPCGTGTSAVMAVVDAMGLLDAGGRFVHESLIGTTFSGAVEERTSVGDLPAIVPRIEGRAWITGHHEFVLDDEDPLRDGFLL
- the feoB gene encoding ferrous iron transport protein B, with the protein product MHQGLRTLDQLPIGQSAVVHRIDCERRVGGRLMEMGLLPGTRIEMVRRAPFGDPLEIRLRGYLLSLRSADAAEVSLAPLDQVDPGDDGETSGTPSRFDAHSPRDAAPRARVPRVLVAGNANSGKTTIFNALTGARAKVGNYPGVTVARSSREIELPDGARVELVDLPGTYSLSTHSPDEQVAVDEVLGRRGEAPDAVVVVVDAGTIERGLYLVLQIIETGVPVVVALNMVDEAAAAGVTVDAARLSDWLGITVVPTVGSTGEGLDDLRRAIGGAIELAPRGDVAWTGFPVAVEKAVSEVEGTLHGGAFDRTPAARRSWAVWSLLSHTTDEDDVEGLPAVARKTVDDLRLRAAGEQVNLDQEVIGARYRWIETVVADVRRVSSAEGGNRGWTDRIDGILTHRFYGMGVFAIVMALLFEALFAWSEPFIGAIESATAALQTGVTAVLPEGPLQDLMVNGVIAGVGNVVVFVPQIAMLFLFIAVLEDVGYLARVAFVIDRLMGRVGLHGKAFVPMLSGFACAIPAVMATRTIESRRDRLITMLTLPMISCSARLPVFALVTAVVFAGDARVLGLFSAGAVVLFSMYALSVGATLGAAAVLRRTVLKGPRLPLVLELPPYRIPLWSNVMLVTWRGLRKFLVDAGTIILTMTIILWALLSYPRSAEIAERYADLRADVEATVVDPDARAEELALLDGREAGESLEYSIAGRVGRLFEPTMEPLGFDWRIGVGILGAFAAREVFVSTLGIVFGIADADEESQSLRTSLQEATHADGSPLMTPLAGVSLMVFFVLACQCMSTIGVVRRESGSWGWPVFMFGYMSVLAYGASLLVYQVGSLLGWGL